A stretch of the Glycine soja cultivar W05 chromosome 13, ASM419377v2, whole genome shotgun sequence genome encodes the following:
- the LOC114381929 gene encoding protein SIEVE ELEMENT OCCLUSION C-like produces MQHDILIKKLLLTHDPDGRRLDSETMLLAVGNIMFHTSTIIGAFNLYSASFQKNDITEIETIGCSEPVGFIITKIGKVLCRCSGEGDINSRIINLFDLIGKYSWDAKVVLVLAAFAVRYGEFWQLKQLYRGNALAALISNIKQLPNNLKPLKLQIKALSLLVKTMMDVAKCIIKFEYLPLQHVEPGNDIFLVRDTKSRIYEAAYWITRSCLACFSQVMDFTAKKHDQVYSDSAIIAAWELSSLAYRLSGICCNLRRQVDLCHKELERNLYDRLLDLAREENIDNQKTLTLFFPSKNYLPLKDCSTEVKLRGSELKNKTVLLLISKPQLLNPIDIYLLVQQTCDHPLNERLRESYKIVWIPLPSSDTWTEAEERSFNFMSDSLPWNAVRKPRLLSSAVVKYIREQWNYKDEPIMVALDSKGKVTNYNALDMINIWGAQAYPFSASKEEELWQDQNLTMQLLLDGINPLLAYWVEQGKNICLYGSENLVWIQQFNDKITEIKRAGLQLETIYVGNSQSGENVKQIMARGGEKSLSDPLSFTNVQHFWVRLETMRRSKLRLGKTPSSDHVLAELSTLLDMDDREEGWAVIGCGGSSSTDILRLQGMQVMEFLRKCSEWRENITNLGLHGALRNFLDPHFVEGSCNHSYFVSSRENERPSQGTVMCQVCKRPMKNFVVYQP; encoded by the exons ATGCAACATGATATTCTTATAAAGAAGCTCCTCCTTACACACGATCCAGATGGTCGCAGACTGGATTCTGAGACAATGCTTCTTGCTGTTGGCAACATTATGTTTCATACTTCCACAATAATA GGGGCTTTTAATCTATATTCTGCTTCCTTTCAGAAGAATGACATAACTGAAATTGAAACGATTGGTTGTAGTGAACCAGTAGGATTCATCATCACAAAAATAGGCAAG GTACTCTGCAGATGCTCTGGTGAAGGTGATATCAACTCAAGGAtcataaatttgtttgatttgataggaaagtATAGTTGGGATGCAAAAGTAGTATTAGTGCTTGCTGCTTTTGCAGTAAGATATGGTGAATTCTGGCAACTTAAGCAGCTATATCGTGGTAATGCTTTGGCAgctttaatttcaaatattaagcAGCTGCCCAACAACTTAAAGCCACTGAAGCTACAAATCAAGGCATTGAGCTTGTTGGTTAAGACCATGATGGATGTGGCTAAGTGTATCATTAAGTTTGAGTACCTTCCCCTTCAACATGTAGAGCCTGGAAATGATATATTCCTTGTCAGAGACACAAAGTCTCGAATATACGAAGCTGCATACTGGATCACCAGAAGCTGTTTAGCATGTTTTTCTCAAGTCATGGATTTCACAGCCAAAAAACATGACCAAGT GTATTCAGATTCAGCAATAATTGCTGCTTGGGAGCTTTCAAGTTTGGCGTATAGATTAAGTGGCATATGCTGTAATCTCAGAAGACAGGTGGATCTGTGTCACAAAGAGCTAG AGAGAAACTTGTATGACAGGCTGTTGGATCTTGCTCGTGAGGAGAACATTGATAATCAAAAGACTCtcactttattttttccttccaaGAATTACTTGCCATTGAAGGATTGCTCAACAGAAGTAAAG CTTCGTGGTTCTGAACTGAAAAATAAGACAGTTCTGTTGTTGATCTCAAAACCGCAGCTACTCAACCCGATAGATATATACTTACTGGTCCAGCAAACATGTGATCATCCTCTGAATGAGAGGTTGAGGGAGAGTTATAAGATTGTGTGGATTCCCCTTCCATCTTCTGATACATGGACTGAAGCTGAAGAaagaagttttaattttatgtccGATTCCTTGCCTTGGAATGCTGTTCGGAAACCAAGGTTACTTAGCTCAGCAGTGGTGAAGTACATAAGGGAACAATGGAACTACAAGGATGAGCCAATCATGGTAGCTCTAGATTCAAAAGGGAAGGTCACAAATTACAATGCTCTTGATATGATCAACATTTGGGGTGCACAAGCATACCCCTTTTCGGCTTCAAAAGAGGAAGAACTATGGCAAGACCAGAATTTGACAATGCAACTTTTGCTGGATGGCATCAATCCTCTCCTTGCTTACTGG GTTGAACAAGGCAAAAATATTTGCCTTTATGGGAGTGAAAACTTGGTTTGGATCCAACAATTCAATGATAAGATAACTGAGATCAAACGAGCAGGTCTGCAGCTGGAAACAATATATGTTGGTAATAGTCAATCAGGTGAAAATGTTAAGCAAATAATGGCAAGAGGTGGTGAAAAAAGTCTCAGTGATCCACTTTCCTTCACAAATGTGCAACACTTTTGGGTTCGATTGGAGACCATGAGAAGGTCTAAACTCAGACTAGGAAAGACACCAAGTTCTGATCATGTACTAGCTGAGTTGTCAACTTTGCTTGACATGGATGATAGAGAAGAAGGTTGGGCTGTGATTGGATGTGGGGGTTCAAGCTCAACTGATATTCTTAGGCTTCAAGGGATGCAGGTGATGGAATTCTTAAGGAAATGTTCAGAGTGGAGAGAAAATATAACCAATTTGGGATTGCATGGTGCTCTAAGAAACTTCCTAGACCCCCATTTTGTTGAAGGGAGTTGCAATCACTCATACTTTGTTTCCtctagagaaaatgaaagaccaAGTCAAGGAACTGTAATGTGTCAAGTGTGCAAGCGTCCCATGAAGAATTTTGTGGTGTACCAGCCATGA
- the LOC114381777 gene encoding ABC transporter B family member 18-like, which translates to MGSKGGFFRYADGFDKLLLLFGTLGCIGGGLQTPMTMLALGSLINDYAGGSVQTMKSEIEPEDPRHRKFKNSMKGHIKLRDVFFSYPARPDQMILKGLSLDIEAGKTVALVGQSDKCDIRKFNLRSLRSHIALVSQEPTLFAGTIRDNIMYGKKDVSEDEIRKAARLSNVHEFISSMKDVYDTYCGERGVQLSGGQKQRIAIARAVLKDPSILLLDEATSALDSVSENLVQEALEKMMVGRMCVVIAHRLSTIQSVDSIVVIKNGKVVEQGSHS; encoded by the exons ATGGGAAGCAAAGGTGGATTTTTCCGTTATGCAGATGGTTTTGACAAATTGCTATTACTCTTTGGGACTTTGGGTTGCATTGGAGGTGGCCTACAAACCCCTATGACAATGCTTGCTCTTGGCAGTTTGATAAATGATTATGCTGGTGGATCTGTCCAAACCAT GAAAAGTGAGATTGAACCGGAAGATCCTAGACATAGAAAGTTCAAAAATTCTATGAAGGGCCATATAAAACTGAGAGATGTCTTTTTCTCATACCCAGCAAGGCCAGACCAAATGATTCTCAAGGGCCTCAGTCTTGATATTGAAGCTGGCAAAACAGTTGCATTAGTGGGACAAAGCG ACAAATGTGACATCAGAAAATTTAACTTGAGAAGTTTGAGATCACATATTGCCTTGGTGAGTCAGGAGCCAACCCTCTTTGCAGGAACTATACGTGACAACATTATGTATGGTAAAAAGGATGTATCAGAAGATGAAATAAGGAAGGCAGCACGTCTTTCAAATGTTCATGAGTTTATAAG TTCGATGAAAGATGTTTATGACACTTACTGTGGAGAAAGAGGAGTGCAGCTGTCAGGAGGGCAAAAGCAAAGGATAGCAATTGCTAGAGCAGTGCTTAAGGACCCTTCAATCCTTCTGTTAGATGAGGCAACAAGTGCTCTTGACAGTGTGTCAGAGAATCTGGTACAAGAGGCACTCGAGAAAATGATGGTTGGAAGAATGTGTGTAGTTATAGCTCACCGTTTGTCGACAATACAAAGTGTAGATTCCATAGTTGTGATTAAAAATGGGAAGGTGGTGGAACAAGGATCACACTCCTAG